CCCTGGGCCAGGTAGCGGAAGATGTGGGTGTCGTAGTGGGATGTCTGCTCGAAGGCAGCGGCGGCGTAGTGGCGGCGGTCCTCCAGGTCGGTGGCGCAGCCTTTAGCCTGCAGTAGCTCGGTTACGGCCGCGTACTGGTCGCGGGAGCTAACCACCAGCACGTCGCGGTAGTTTTTGGCCGCGGCCCGCAGCAGGGAGATGCCACCGATGTCGATTTTCTCAATTACGTCAGCCTCCGAAGCGCCCGAGGCTACGGTTTCCTCGAACGGGTACAAGTCCACAATCACCAGGTCAATGGGCGGAATCTGGTGCTGATCGGCTTCTTGTAGGTCGCCGGCTTCGTGGCGGCGGTGCAGGATGCCGCCGAACACCTTGGGGTGCAGGGTTTTGACACGCCCGCCAAACACGGCCGGAAAACCAGTCAGGCTTTCAACGGCTGTTACCGGAGCGCCCTGCTCCTCAATAAATTGCTGGGTGCCGCCCGTGGAGTAGATGGTTACACCGTGCTCCTTCAGCAATGCTACCAACGGCTCCAGCCGGTCTTTATAGTAGACGGAAACGAGGGCGGAGCGAATGGGCTGGGGCTGCATACGGAAGGAAGGTTGGGTGAAAGAACGAATCCGGCCGCGAAGGTAAGCAGCCCGGCTATGCAGCGGATGTTACCGAATTGTTATCTGGTTGAAGCCGTTTCAAAAGCTCAGAAACAGAGTATGGGCGCTATGCCCAATCAACCCAGCAGCCTTTATTTTAACCATCCTGCATGGTCCATACCTCTATCAAAAGCAATGATGAACACGCTGTATAAAGCACTGCTGCTTTTCGCCATTGTGGTGAGCTTTCTGCCAGCAAATGCCATGGGGCCTCCTACGCAGGGCTGTGAACAAGCAGCCACAGCTGCTCTGGCAACAGTAATTAAGGATGCTCGGCTAGCCAGATATCTGCTTGGTCACGCCCGGAATAACATTCCCATTCGAGTGGGATTTACCGCGTGGCCCCGTTGGGCTTGCTTTTGCACAGCCATGTTTTTTTTAAGCCCAGTTTAAAAGGCCTCGCCCAGCGCCAGGAAGAACGTGCCGGGCGAGTTGCTACCGCCGGCGTAGTCGAGGCGGATGTTGAGCCGGTCGCGGCGGTTGAAGCGGAAGCGCAGGCCCGCCCCGCCGGCTATCTTGGTTTTGTCGAGCTCCAGGTCCGAGACGCGGTTGCCTACTTCGCCCACTCCGGCAAAAACGGCCCCGTCGATGCGCCAGAACAGCTTTTGCCGGATTTCGCCTTGAAACGCGACGGTTTGCCGGTCGCGAAAACGCAGCTCGTAGATGCCGCGCATGATGCTGGCGTAGTTGAACAGGGCACTGCTCAGGTTTTCAGCCATGCCGCCCAACTCCCGGAATGGCACGTTGCCTCCGTGAAACTGGCCAATAAAGTTCAGGGCCAGGATGGTGTTGGTAGAGCCGAACAGGGGCCGGAAGTGGCGCACGTCGAGCTGGTAACGGGTGAAATGAAAGTCGGAGCCGGTCCAGCGCCGGTTCACTGTCCCGTACGCGTCCACGAACCAGCCGCGGTAGGTGGCCAGCACATTGTCGCGGCTGTCGTAGAGCACGGCTGGCCCGAAGCCCGAGACAAACGTGTTCTGCCGCTCCCGCGCCGACACGCGCGGGTCGCTCAGAAACGAATGCAGCCGGCCTTCGTTGTCGGTGCCTACCGGCTCGATGTCGGTGGTATTGGTGAGGCGGTAGCGTACCCCGGCAAACAGGTTGGGCCGCACCCGCGCCAGGGCTTTCTGGTCGAAAATCAACAGCTTATAACTCAGCGTTGACTCGCGGCTGCGGCTGGTTTCGTTGCCAATGCCGTAGAAAAACAATTCCTGGTTGTAGTGGCTCAGCTCCCCCGAGAAAAGCAGCTTTTCGCCCTTGGTGAAAATGGTATGCGTAAGCTGGGCCGTGCTCTGCCCTTCCTGCGAAACCCACGCAAACAAGCGGGCGTTGGACTTGCGCACGGTGGTGTCTTTCCCGAAGCGCCACACCGGCAAAATCGACAAGCCACCCGCAAAGCCAGTTTCCTGCTGAGCAAACACGAACGGCAAGGGAATCAGGTTGGGCTTGTCGCGGGGCTCAAACCACCCCCGAATGCCGGTGCGGGATGTAGGTGGGGGTGGGGCAGTGGAGCCAGCAGCAGAGTCGATAGGAGTAACCTGAGCACTACCAAAAAGTGGCAATAGGCATAACGCCAGCACCGAACATAGAAAACGCATAGCGCAGCAACTTAGAAGTTTAATCCGTATTACCCTGAAGCATATCTACTTACCCAAACGAACTTTCACGCCACGAAATTGCCGCCCCGTGTAGCCCACTAAAAGGCCTCGCCCACGGCGAAGTAGATGCTGCCGGGCGTATTGCTGCCGCCGGCGTAATCGAGGCGGATGTTGAGCCGGTCGCGGCGGTTGAAGCGGAAACGCAGGCCCGCTCCAGCCGCAATCTTGGTTTTGTCGAGTTCGAGGTCCGACATCCGGTTGCCCACCTCCCCTACCCCGGCAAACACAGCCCCATCGAAACGCCAGAACAGCTTCTGCCGGATTTCGCCCTGGAATACCACCGTCTGCCGGTCGCGGAAGCGCGACTCGTAGATGCCGCGCATGATGGCAGCGTTGTTGAACAAG
This region of Hymenobacter sp. YIM 151500-1 genomic DNA includes:
- a CDS encoding BamA/TamA family outer membrane protein — its product is MRFLCSVLALCLLPLFGSAQVTPIDSAAGSTAPPPPTSRTGIRGWFEPRDKPNLIPLPFVFAQQETGFAGGLSILPVWRFGKDTTVRKSNARLFAWVSQEGQSTAQLTHTIFTKGEKLLFSGELSHYNQELFFYGIGNETSRSRESTLSYKLLIFDQKALARVRPNLFAGVRYRLTNTTDIEPVGTDNEGRLHSFLSDPRVSARERQNTFVSGFGPAVLYDSRDNVLATYRGWFVDAYGTVNRRWTGSDFHFTRYQLDVRHFRPLFGSTNTILALNFIGQFHGGNVPFRELGGMAENLSSALFNYASIMRGIYELRFRDRQTVAFQGEIRQKLFWRIDGAVFAGVGEVGNRVSDLELDKTKIAGGAGLRFRFNRRDRLNIRLDYAGGSNSPGTFFLALGEAF